In Pongo pygmaeus isolate AG05252 chromosome 13, NHGRI_mPonPyg2-v2.0_pri, whole genome shotgun sequence, one genomic interval encodes:
- the REXO4 gene encoding RNA exonuclease 4 isoform X2 translates to MGKAKVPASKGASSSPVAKPGPVKTLTRKKNKKKKRFWKSKTQEVSKKPASGPGAVVRPPKAPEDFSQNWKALQEVPRWTGRRKYLAPRPVEQSTIRKEPRKGQMVILFQNEGTSSIRSGKLRRQPRPHPPREVLEVVQKEVAEMLKGRILVGHALHNDLKVLFLDHPKKKIRDTQKYKPFKSQVKSGRPSLRLLSEKILGLQVQQAEHCSIQDAQAAMRLYVTVKKEWESMARERRPLLTAPDHCSDDA, encoded by the exons ATGGGGAAGGCGAAGGTCCCCGCCTCCAAGGGCGCCTCGAGCAGCCCCGTGGCTAAGCCGGGTCCTGTCAAGACGCTCACTcggaagaaaaacaagaagaaaaaaaggttttggaAAAGCAAGACGCAGGAAGTAAGCAAGAAGCCAGCAAGCGGCCCCGGTGCTGTGGTGCGACCTCCAAAGGCACCAGAAGACTTTTCTCAAAACTGGAAGGCGCTGCAAGAG GTTCCAAGATGGACAGGAAGGCGCAAGTACCTCGCACCAAGGCCAGTGGAGCAGAGCACAATAAGAAAGGAACCAAGGAAAGGACAAATGGTGATATTGTTCCAGAACGAGGGGACATCAAGCATAAGAAGCGGAAAGCTAAGGAGGCAGCCCCGGCCCCACCCACCGA gagaagtgcttgaagtTGTTCAGAAGGAAGTGGCAGAGATGCTGAAGGGCAGAATTCTAGTGGGGCACGCTCTGCATAATGACCTAAAG gtacTGTTTCTTGATCATCCAAAAAAGAAGATTCGGgacacacagaaatataaaccTTTCAAGAGTCAAGTAAAG AGTGGAAGACCGTCTCTGAGACTACTTTCAGAGAAGATCCTTGGGCTCCAGGTCCAGCAGGCGGAGCACTGTTCG ATTCAGGATGCCCAGGCAGCAATGAGGCTGTATGTCACGGTGAAGAAGGAGTGGGAGAGCATGGCCCGAGAGAGGCGCCCCCTGCTGACCGCTCCAGACCACTGCAGTGACGACGCCTAG
- the REXO4 gene encoding RNA exonuclease 4 isoform X1, with the protein MGKAKVPASKGASSSPVAKPGPVKTLTRKKNKKKKRFWKSKTQEVSKKPASGPGAVVRPPKAPEDFSQNWKALQEWLLKQKSQAPEKPLVISQMGSKKKPKIIQQNKKETSPQVKGEEMPAGKDQEASRGSVPSGSKMDRKAQVPRTKASGAEHNKKGTKERTNGDIVPERGDIKHKKRKAKEAAPAPPTEEDIWFDDVDPVDIEAAIGPEAAKIARKQLGQSEGSISLSLVKEQAFGGLTRALALDCEMVGVGPKGEESVAARVSIVNQYGKCVYDKYVKPTEPVTDYRTAVSGIRPENLKQGEVLEVVQKEVAEMLKGRILVGHALHNDLKVLFLDHPKKKIRDTQKYKPFKSQVKSGRPSLRLLSEKILGLQVQQAEHCSIQDAQAAMRLYVTVKKEWESMARERRPLLTAPDHCSDDA; encoded by the exons ATGGGGAAGGCGAAGGTCCCCGCCTCCAAGGGCGCCTCGAGCAGCCCCGTGGCTAAGCCGGGTCCTGTCAAGACGCTCACTcggaagaaaaacaagaagaaaaaaaggttttggaAAAGCAAGACGCAGGAAGTAAGCAAGAAGCCAGCAAGCGGCCCCGGTGCTGTGGTGCGACCTCCAAAGGCACCAGAAGACTTTTCTCAAAACTGGAAGGCGCTGCAAGAG TGGCTGCTGAAACAAAAATCTCAGGCCCCAGAAAAGCCTCTTGTCATCTCTCAGATGGGTTCCAAAAAGAAGCCCAAAATTATccagcaaaacaaaaaagagacctCGCCTCAAGTGAAGGGAGAGGAGATGCCGGCAGGAAAAGACCAAGAGGCCAGCAGGGGCTCTGTTCCTTCAGGTTCCAAGATGGACAGGAAGGCGCAAGTACCTCGCACCAAGGCCAGTGGAGCAGAGCACAATAAGAAAGGAACCAAGGAAAGGACAAATGGTGATATTGTTCCAGAACGAGGGGACATCAAGCATAAGAAGCGGAAAGCTAAGGAGGCAGCCCCGGCCCCACCCACCGA GGAAGACATCTGGTTTGACGACGTGGACCCGGTGGATATCGAAGCTGCCATAGGTCCAGAGGCGGCCAAGATAGCGAGGAAACAGTTGGGTCAGAGCGAGGGCAGCATCAGCCTCAGCCTCGTGAAAGAGCAGGCCTTCGGCGG CCTGACAAGAGCCTtagccttggactgtgagatggtGGGCGTGGGCCCTAAGGGGGAGGAGAGCGTGGCCGCCCGTGTGTCCATCGTGAACCAGTATGGGAAGTGCGTTTATGACAAGTACGTCAAACCAACCGAGCCCGTGACGGACTATAGGACAGCAGTCAGTGGGATTCGGCCTGAGAACCTCAAGCAGG gagaagtgcttgaagtTGTTCAGAAGGAAGTGGCAGAGATGCTGAAGGGCAGAATTCTAGTGGGGCACGCTCTGCATAATGACCTAAAG gtacTGTTTCTTGATCATCCAAAAAAGAAGATTCGGgacacacagaaatataaaccTTTCAAGAGTCAAGTAAAG AGTGGAAGACCGTCTCTGAGACTACTTTCAGAGAAGATCCTTGGGCTCCAGGTCCAGCAGGCGGAGCACTGTTCG ATTCAGGATGCCCAGGCAGCAATGAGGCTGTATGTCACGGTGAAGAAGGAGTGGGAGAGCATGGCCCGAGAGAGGCGCCCCCTGCTGACCGCTCCAGACCACTGCAGTGACGACGCCTAG